The following are encoded together in the Corynebacterium jeikeium genome:
- a CDS encoding IS3 family transposase, with product MAFVSPGQPWHNGFVESLHNRMRDELREDNLFEDLTHARVMVDW from the coding sequence ATGGCTTTTGTCTCGCCGGGTCAACCATGGCATAACGGGTTTGTCGAGTCATTGCATAACCGGATGCGCGACGAGCTACGTGAGGATAATCTTTTTGAGGACCTCACCCACGCCAGGGTCATGGTTGACTGGTGA
- a CDS encoding Nramp family divalent metal transporter: MRKTLISLTGPAFVAAVAYVDPGNVAANISAGSHYGYLLVWVLVVANLMAMFIQYHSAKLGLVTHRSLPEIMGERLSRRARLGMWAQAELIAAATDLAEVIGGAIALQLLFNLPLFAGALIIGAVSIILLIFQKKNQWFEGLVIGLLLVICIGFLAGLAIAPPDPADVAGGLIPRLEGKDSILLAASMLGATVMPHAIYLHSSLTKQRYPDLEIPHVLAGTRADIAVALSIAGLVNVGLLVLAGSALYGVDGTETISGAHTAIASHLGPLAGVLFAIGLLASGLASTSVGAYAGSEIMDGLLHIKVPLLVRRLVTLIPALVIIGCGVDPTMALVVSQALLSLGIPFAIIPLFRYAGSRDVMGEFAAKPWSMAVGWTLAALVIALNLALVLLPLL; this comes from the coding sequence ATGCGTAAGACCTTAATCAGCCTCACCGGCCCCGCCTTCGTTGCTGCAGTGGCTTACGTCGACCCCGGCAACGTAGCCGCCAACATCAGCGCCGGCTCCCACTACGGCTACCTCCTGGTGTGGGTACTCGTCGTGGCCAACCTCATGGCCATGTTCATCCAGTACCACTCCGCCAAACTGGGCCTAGTCACCCACCGCTCCCTGCCGGAAATCATGGGCGAGCGTCTCTCCCGCCGCGCGCGCCTAGGCATGTGGGCCCAGGCCGAGCTCATCGCCGCGGCCACCGACCTCGCCGAAGTCATCGGCGGCGCCATTGCCCTGCAACTCCTCTTCAACCTCCCCCTGTTCGCGGGCGCGCTCATCATCGGCGCGGTCTCCATCATTCTCCTCATCTTCCAGAAGAAGAACCAGTGGTTCGAGGGGCTTGTCATCGGCCTGCTCCTGGTCATCTGCATCGGCTTCCTTGCCGGCCTCGCCATCGCCCCGCCCGACCCCGCCGACGTGGCCGGCGGCCTCATCCCCCGCCTAGAGGGCAAGGACAGCATCCTGCTGGCCGCCTCCATGTTGGGCGCCACCGTCATGCCGCACGCCATTTACCTACACTCCTCCCTGACCAAGCAGCGCTACCCCGACCTGGAAATCCCCCACGTGCTGGCCGGCACCCGCGCGGACATCGCCGTGGCGCTGTCCATCGCCGGGCTCGTCAACGTGGGCCTGCTGGTCCTGGCGGGCTCGGCCCTCTACGGCGTGGACGGCACAGAGACCATCTCCGGGGCCCACACGGCGATTGCCAGCCACCTCGGCCCGCTGGCCGGCGTTCTCTTCGCCATCGGCCTGCTGGCCAGCGGCCTCGCCTCGACGTCAGTGGGCGCCTACGCCGGCTCCGAAATCATGGACGGCCTGCTTCACATCAAGGTCCCCCTACTAGTCCGCCGCCTGGTCACGCTCATCCCGGCGCTGGTCATCATCGGCTGCGGGGTCGACCCCACTATGGCACTGGTGGTCAGCCAGGCACTTCTTTCCCTGGGCATCCCCTTCGCCATCATCCCGCTTTTCCGCTATGCCGGCTCCCGGGACGTCATGGGTGAGTTCGCCGCGAAACCCTGGTCTATGGCCGTGGGCTGGACGCTTGCCGCGCTGGTCATCGCACTCAATCTCGCCCTCGTGCTCCTGCCGCTGCTCTAG
- a CDS encoding NUDIX hydrolase, producing MIEVAAVVIRNPQGHVLTVRKKSSTKYQLPGGKPEAGEALVDAALREVAEEVGLTLDAESLNKLGTFDAPAANEPGEVVVGTIFTYTRTVTADEPHAAAEIGDTAWVNPAAPDRELAHLLRDRVFPTLA from the coding sequence ATGATTGAAGTAGCAGCCGTCGTCATCCGCAACCCACAAGGCCACGTGCTTACCGTGCGCAAGAAGTCCTCCACCAAGTACCAACTGCCCGGCGGCAAGCCCGAGGCGGGCGAGGCGCTTGTCGACGCCGCCCTGCGCGAAGTTGCCGAAGAAGTAGGCCTCACCCTCGACGCCGAGAGCCTCAACAAACTCGGCACCTTCGACGCTCCCGCCGCCAACGAACCGGGCGAGGTCGTCGTCGGCACCATCTTCACCTACACCCGCACCGTCACCGCCGACGAACCCCATGCCGCCGCCGAAATCGGCGACACCGCCTGGGTCAACCCAGCAGCCCCCGACCGCGAGCTTGCACACCTGCTGCGCGACCGCGTCTTCCCCACGCTGGCCTAG
- a CDS encoding TetR/AcrR family transcriptional regulator, whose amino-acid sequence MFTEHVHSSRSAAKAGTVSKVLATAYELFLTQGYATTSIRTIASEAGVSVGTVMGVGDKQTLLIRTIGQHISELHDDIRGQSDSLLDVLRPFLQMFTGHEELSRAFGAALIQQGNQGEALTALKTLLTDEITLRLGTRLSSADAAEYADLLYNVYLGLLIGWAAGIYDTEHLTSQAASSIERLNTAFGVTQ is encoded by the coding sequence ATGTTCACTGAACACGTTCACTCATCGCGCTCGGCCGCCAAAGCTGGCACCGTCAGCAAGGTCCTAGCCACCGCCTACGAACTCTTCCTCACTCAGGGCTACGCCACCACCAGCATCCGGACTATCGCATCCGAAGCTGGCGTTAGCGTGGGAACCGTCATGGGAGTCGGCGACAAACAAACGCTGCTCATCCGCACCATTGGCCAACACATTTCAGAACTCCACGATGACATCCGGGGACAATCCGATAGCCTTCTCGATGTCCTGAGACCTTTCCTCCAGATGTTTACCGGCCACGAAGAGCTCTCCCGCGCCTTTGGCGCAGCACTCATCCAACAAGGCAATCAAGGCGAAGCGCTCACCGCACTCAAAACGCTCCTGACCGATGAAATCACCCTGCGACTCGGCACCAGGCTCAGCAGCGCCGATGCGGCCGAGTACGCCGACCTGCTGTACAACGTCTACCTCGGCTTACTCATCGGCTGGGCCGCCGGAATCTACGACACCGAGCACCTCACATCCCAAGCCGCCTCATCGATCGAACGCCTCAACACCGCATTCGGAGTAACCCAATGA
- a CDS encoding DoxX family protein, whose product MILESSPAWPSLLLAAILLGDAALSLKPVPFIEACLSGVKLPKDWWWALIVIKCLAAVGLIAGLWFPGVGITAMIGVIAYFCAAAAAHVRAHFLGSAFWINCLGMLAFSIGVLILTLALN is encoded by the coding sequence ATGATCCTAGAATCTTCCCCAGCCTGGCCCTCCCTTCTACTAGCAGCCATTCTGCTTGGCGACGCCGCCCTCTCCCTCAAACCAGTCCCCTTCATCGAAGCCTGCCTCAGCGGCGTCAAACTCCCCAAGGACTGGTGGTGGGCGCTCATTGTCATCAAGTGCCTCGCCGCCGTAGGACTCATTGCCGGCCTCTGGTTCCCCGGCGTAGGAATCACAGCCATGATTGGAGTCATCGCCTATTTCTGCGCGGCCGCAGCAGCCCATGTCCGCGCCCACTTCCTCGGTAGCGCATTCTGGATCAACTGCTTAGGCATGCTCGCATTCTCCATCGGAGTACTGATCCTGACGCTCGCACTGAATTAA
- a CDS encoding CopG family transcriptional regulator: protein MRTTINLPPKLLEETKVQAKANNVTLSSYVEEAVRAALKKEARISTEDTPVNLPSFDCGGPALVDLSNKEAVWAVLDDHS, encoded by the coding sequence ATGCGCACGACGATAAACCTCCCGCCGAAACTCCTTGAAGAAACGAAGGTCCAAGCCAAAGCCAACAATGTCACTTTGAGCTCATACGTCGAAGAGGCGGTCCGCGCTGCCCTCAAGAAGGAAGCCCGCATCAGTACCGAAGACACCCCCGTTAACCTGCCCTCCTTCGATTGCGGCGGACCGGCTCTAGTTGATCTCAGCAACAAAGAAGCTGTGTGGGCGGTACTCGATGATCATTCCTGA
- a CDS encoding IS256 family transposase gives MTAVSPKKGHDPARVNEISEKLMENPELASLISELSTSADDASDLVKGLLQASINAGLQAEMDAHLGYGHSDRKAKAQVEAAQESNHRNGSYTKTVNSGYGAVEVTVPRDRAGTFTPKMVPKGARRLTELDDMIVSLYAGGMTVRDIQHHLATTLGVDMSPDTISTITDAVLDEVMIWQNRQLDEFYPVIFLDALRVKIRDGHRVVNKACYMAVGIDIDGIKHILGLWIAENEGAAFWASVCADLANRGVQDVFIVCCDGLKGLPEAVEATWPNSMVQTCIVHLIRAANRWVSYQDRKSVSRALREVYTAANEDTARASLDAFEASELGRKYPQSVKVWRDAWERFIPFLQFPPAARRVLYTTNSIESLNAELRKATRNRGQFPNDTAALKTLWLMICNIEDKRAAQRAKKAKRDIECNGYIEGAKATGWKQAINQLAVAYPDRFADYL, from the coding sequence ATGACTGCTGTGTCACCGAAGAAAGGCCATGACCCGGCAAGGGTCAACGAGATCAGCGAGAAGCTGATGGAAAATCCTGAGCTCGCTAGCTTGATCAGCGAGCTGTCGACGTCCGCTGATGATGCAAGCGACTTGGTCAAAGGCCTGCTGCAGGCATCGATCAACGCTGGTCTGCAGGCGGAAATGGATGCGCATTTGGGCTACGGACATTCCGACCGTAAGGCCAAAGCCCAGGTGGAAGCCGCGCAGGAGAGCAATCACCGCAACGGGTCGTACACCAAGACCGTCAATTCTGGCTACGGTGCAGTGGAAGTGACCGTGCCCAGGGATCGTGCCGGCACGTTTACACCGAAGATGGTGCCCAAGGGCGCACGTCGGCTGACAGAGCTCGACGATATGATCGTCTCGCTGTACGCCGGCGGGATGACAGTGCGCGATATTCAACACCATCTCGCAACCACGCTTGGGGTGGATATGAGCCCGGATACGATCAGCACGATTACCGATGCGGTGTTAGACGAGGTCATGATCTGGCAAAACCGCCAGCTCGACGAGTTTTACCCGGTGATCTTCCTCGACGCACTCCGCGTCAAAATCCGTGACGGTCACCGCGTGGTCAACAAAGCCTGCTACATGGCTGTTGGCATCGACATCGACGGCATCAAGCACATCTTGGGATTGTGGATCGCTGAAAATGAAGGCGCTGCATTCTGGGCATCGGTGTGCGCGGATCTGGCCAACCGGGGTGTCCAAGACGTGTTCATCGTCTGCTGCGACGGGCTGAAAGGTCTACCGGAAGCCGTGGAGGCAACCTGGCCGAATTCTATGGTGCAGACCTGCATCGTGCACCTAATTCGAGCTGCGAACCGGTGGGTGTCCTACCAGGACCGCAAATCTGTCTCCCGTGCGCTACGTGAGGTCTACACGGCCGCCAACGAGGACACCGCCCGGGCCAGCCTTGATGCTTTCGAGGCCAGTGAACTGGGCCGTAAATACCCGCAGTCGGTCAAAGTCTGGCGCGACGCGTGGGAGCGGTTCATACCGTTTCTGCAGTTCCCGCCGGCCGCACGCCGGGTGCTCTACACCACCAATTCAATCGAGTCGCTCAACGCTGAACTGCGGAAAGCTACCCGTAACCGGGGGCAATTCCCGAACGATACTGCGGCGCTGAAAACGCTGTGGCTGATGATCTGCAACATCGAAGACAAGCGCGCCGCCCAGCGAGCGAAGAAAGCGAAACGCGACATCGAATGCAACGGCTATATTGAAGGAGCGAAAGCCACCGGGTGGAAACAAGCCATCAACCAACTAGCTGTGGCGTACCCCGACCGATTCGCGGACTACTTGTAA
- a CDS encoding antitoxin VbhA family protein: MTADNRTEDQKVAAVRASMTMAGYTMTTRDEEDVRRILRGEITGDEAVLEVLERHGLGDSERAKFLRKRIAENKKEKPNRQE; the protein is encoded by the coding sequence ATGACCGCCGACAACCGCACCGAAGATCAAAAAGTAGCCGCGGTCCGGGCCTCCATGACGATGGCCGGATACACCATGACAACCCGAGACGAAGAGGATGTCCGACGCATCCTCCGAGGAGAAATCACCGGCGACGAAGCTGTACTGGAAGTGTTGGAACGACACGGTTTGGGCGACAGCGAACGCGCCAAGTTCCTTCGTAAACGCATCGCCGAGAACAAGAAGGAAAAGCCAAACAGGCAAGAGTGA
- a CDS encoding cytochrome c biogenesis protein CcdA, with the protein MGWDIALIGVIGGLVTGLSPCILPVLPIVLAVSADKRRKPWLVATGIGLSFTLVTLLGTLILSALGLPKDLLRWAGVVLLVLVGVSMLWPALGDQLERPFARIRIPGWIQRTTRGRGSGFGIGLALGAVYSPCAGPVLAAVTVAGATGQIGWGSVVLAVSFAVGACTPLFFFALAGKQIGTRADFVRSHRKGISYGAGALVIVLAVAIAFNAPAALQRALPDWTAGVQEQFNASDRTKNALQQANGGGAGSLESCRNSAPDRLQDCGPVPAFAGLEGWQNTEAPVDPRHPAKVNGKRSITLVDFWAYACINCQRANEHITKLYDRYRDSGLQVVGVHSPEYAFEHEAHNVAAAIRDQGIHYPVAQDNNFTTWRAFNNRYWPAHYLVDHTGKVRQIHEGEGAYAETELLVRELLSAANPGIKLPSPVEEGGDSSNDATSSRQRNPETYLGTRRAEYFSDPAGKYKNGTHEFAKVQPEALHYSLEGKWELAEQSIRPVDKPAVLHLNYQARRVQLVVSGRGEIFVAYGDGTTRHFPINSDGTVDILREPEQQQGELSVRAGKGVELYSLTFG; encoded by the coding sequence ATGGGATGGGACATCGCGCTGATTGGGGTGATCGGCGGGTTGGTGACGGGCCTTTCGCCGTGCATTCTGCCGGTGCTGCCGATCGTGCTGGCGGTCAGCGCGGATAAGCGGCGCAAGCCGTGGCTGGTGGCGACGGGCATTGGGCTGAGCTTTACGCTGGTCACGCTGCTGGGAACGCTGATCCTCAGTGCGCTGGGGCTGCCGAAGGATCTGCTGCGTTGGGCGGGCGTGGTGCTGCTGGTGCTCGTGGGCGTGAGCATGCTGTGGCCCGCGCTGGGCGATCAGTTGGAACGGCCCTTCGCGCGGATCCGGATTCCGGGGTGGATCCAGCGGACCACGAGGGGCAGGGGCTCCGGGTTCGGCATTGGTTTGGCGCTGGGTGCGGTGTATTCGCCCTGCGCAGGGCCGGTGCTGGCGGCGGTGACCGTGGCGGGCGCTACGGGGCAAATCGGCTGGGGCAGCGTAGTGCTGGCGGTCAGCTTCGCGGTCGGCGCGTGTACGCCTTTGTTCTTCTTCGCGCTGGCGGGCAAGCAGATCGGTACGCGGGCGGACTTCGTGCGCTCCCACCGCAAGGGCATTTCCTATGGTGCGGGCGCGCTGGTGATCGTGCTGGCTGTGGCGATTGCGTTCAACGCTCCGGCGGCACTGCAACGGGCGCTGCCGGATTGGACTGCGGGAGTGCAGGAGCAGTTCAACGCTTCGGACAGGACCAAGAATGCTTTGCAGCAGGCCAACGGCGGTGGCGCTGGCAGCCTGGAATCTTGCCGTAACTCTGCGCCCGATAGGTTGCAGGACTGCGGGCCGGTGCCGGCCTTCGCTGGCCTGGAGGGTTGGCAGAATACCGAAGCGCCTGTGGACCCGCGCCATCCGGCGAAGGTGAACGGCAAGCGGAGCATCACCCTGGTGGATTTCTGGGCTTATGCCTGCATCAACTGCCAGCGCGCCAACGAGCACATAACCAAGCTGTACGACCGATACCGGGATAGTGGACTGCAGGTGGTAGGTGTGCACTCACCGGAGTACGCGTTCGAGCACGAGGCCCACAACGTTGCCGCCGCCATCCGCGACCAGGGCATCCACTACCCCGTCGCGCAGGACAATAACTTCACCACCTGGCGTGCCTTCAATAACCGCTATTGGCCTGCGCATTACCTGGTGGATCACACGGGCAAGGTCCGCCAGATCCACGAGGGCGAGGGCGCCTATGCGGAGACCGAACTCCTGGTCCGCGAGCTGTTGTCGGCGGCCAATCCGGGCATCAAGCTGCCTTCGCCGGTAGAGGAAGGTGGGGATTCTTCTAATGACGCCACCAGTTCCCGCCAGCGGAACCCGGAGACGTACCTGGGCACGCGGCGCGCGGAGTATTTTTCTGATCCCGCAGGTAAGTACAAGAACGGAACCCACGAGTTTGCGAAAGTACAGCCGGAGGCGCTGCACTACAGCTTGGAGGGCAAGTGGGAGTTGGCGGAGCAGTCCATCCGCCCGGTGGACAAACCGGCGGTGTTGCACCTGAACTACCAGGCCAGGCGCGTGCAGCTGGTGGTCTCTGGCCGGGGTGAGATCTTCGTGGCCTACGGCGACGGCACTACCCGCCACTTCCCCATCAACTCGGATGGCACGGTGGACATCCTCCGCGAACCCGAACAGCAACAGGGTGAGCTGAGCGTGCGGGCTGGTAAGGGCGTGGAGCTCTACTCGCTGACGTTTGGGTAG